The genomic interval TCTAGAATGATCGAGTGTTTACTGTCGGCTACATCGCTGGTAATTTCCACACCTCGGTTGATGGGCCCGGGGTGCATAATGGTAATTTCCCGATCTAAGGAATCCACTATTTTTTTATTCAAACCATACAACATAGAATATTCACGTAAAGAAGGGAAATAAGAGATGTCTTGTCGTTCTAATTGAATTCGGAGCATATTAGCCACATCGCACCAATTGAGTGCCGCCATAAGATTATGCTCTACTTTTACGCCCAGTGACTGGATATGCTTTGGGATAAGTGTAGTTGGTCCGCAAACCATTACTTCTGCACCTAGCTTCTTTAAACAAAGAATATTTGACAGCGCTACACGGGAATGAAGGATATCGCCGATAATCGCTATCTTTTTCCCAGCAACATCACCCAGGTGCTCACGAATCGAGAATGAATCAAGTAATGCTTGTGTAGGGTGTTCATGAGCTCCATCTCCAGCATTAACAATTTGAGCATCAACATGGTTCTTTAAAAACACGCCGGCACCGGGATAGGGGTGGCGCATGACAATCATATCAACTTTCATCGCCAAGATATTGTTGACTGTGTCAATCAACGT from Pedobacter indicus carries:
- a CDS encoding aspartate carbamoyltransferase catalytic subunit, with the protein product MKEAAAEQLSTRHILGIKDLTQGDINLILDTAQTFKDVLNRPIKKVPSLRDITIANIFFENSTRTRLSFELAEKRLSADIVNFSASSSSVSKGETLIDTVNNILAMKVDMIVMRHPYPGAGVFLKNHVDAQIVNAGDGAHEHPTQALLDSFSIREHLGDVAGKKIAIIGDILHSRVALSNILCLKKLGAEVMVCGPTTLIPKHIQSLGVKVEHNLMAALNWCDVANMLRIQLERQDISYFPSLREYSMLYGLNKKIVDSLDREITIMHPGPINRGVEITSDVADSKHSIILEQVENGVAVRMAVLYLLAAKRG